A window of the Microbulbifer aggregans genome harbors these coding sequences:
- a CDS encoding thioredoxin domain-containing protein: MDHRDSRPGRFNQLLLGLICSTLLTACASDEQDIGRPETKRDPVVARIGEDEITLAQVDRKIRLERHDLAHAEYQLRFNTLKSLVDGRLSSLASGEKAPTVDWLLTYPKPPRIKLETGGRPLRGNPAAPITIAVFCSYQSVHCAATNLVLRELLDRYAGWISVIPFDFPMHYHRQGVSAATAVHCAGLQGSPWLYADGLYTRAKALDEQVYTRLASQLGLAQTSFTQCLSEANAGDRVNEDTTLARALGLQSVPVIFINGLYIKGPRDIEHYAMWIEQELQHLGHDSARPHADADRWQLSGKVAETDLPLQLTGTSVSSQPEQSSALIRIQEAAVGRFTPGDTLMPAVILKRVHERYVILAVNGHLERLSLKGEDGEYVHVPRTGTTQRDEETLRRIEQPEGELRKLVDPSGVLPLGQAWLEKQLQNREALEQKFVQAEHVVDGHNLLRLEGIESNEFFTALGFEEGDVVVRVNDSWVHSGQNQLWDALTSGEVVDVTYMRNGMPERVQYVVQEKGYFEQPDDNGNSGNEDKTD; encoded by the coding sequence ATGGATCACAGGGACTCGAGGCCGGGACGCTTTAACCAGCTACTTCTGGGACTCATTTGTTCGACACTTCTCACAGCGTGCGCTTCCGACGAGCAGGATATAGGCAGGCCAGAAACAAAACGGGATCCGGTAGTCGCCCGCATCGGTGAGGATGAAATCACCCTGGCCCAGGTCGATCGGAAAATCCGACTTGAGCGACATGACCTGGCACATGCTGAATATCAACTGCGGTTTAATACGCTGAAGTCACTGGTCGATGGCAGGCTTTCATCGCTCGCTTCTGGTGAGAAAGCACCCACCGTCGACTGGCTTCTTACCTATCCAAAACCACCGAGAATTAAACTAGAAACCGGTGGTCGCCCGCTGCGAGGCAATCCCGCCGCACCTATCACAATCGCCGTTTTCTGCTCCTATCAGTCTGTACACTGTGCGGCCACCAATCTGGTATTACGCGAGTTACTGGATCGCTATGCCGGCTGGATCTCCGTGATCCCCTTTGATTTTCCGATGCACTACCATCGCCAGGGCGTCAGTGCTGCTACCGCGGTCCATTGTGCCGGTCTCCAGGGGTCACCGTGGTTGTATGCAGACGGGCTCTACACCCGGGCCAAAGCCCTCGATGAACAGGTGTATACCCGACTGGCATCACAGCTGGGGCTCGCACAGACTTCTTTTACCCAATGCCTGAGCGAAGCGAACGCAGGAGATCGAGTCAACGAGGATACGACACTGGCCCGCGCGCTGGGATTACAGAGTGTCCCGGTTATCTTTATTAACGGACTCTATATCAAAGGACCAAGAGATATTGAGCACTACGCCATGTGGATAGAGCAGGAACTCCAGCATCTCGGCCATGACTCTGCCCGTCCTCATGCCGACGCCGATCGCTGGCAATTATCCGGCAAAGTTGCAGAGACGGATTTACCCCTGCAGTTGACGGGGACCAGTGTTTCCTCACAGCCAGAGCAATCATCAGCCCTCATTCGCATCCAGGAGGCAGCGGTGGGGCGCTTTACCCCCGGAGACACATTGATGCCTGCTGTCATCCTAAAGCGCGTGCACGAGCGCTACGTGATTCTGGCAGTCAACGGTCATCTCGAACGACTCAGTCTCAAAGGAGAGGATGGTGAATACGTGCACGTCCCGAGGACGGGCACCACGCAGAGGGACGAGGAAACGCTGCGCCGTATCGAGCAACCCGAGGGAGAGTTGCGCAAACTGGTCGACCCTTCCGGCGTCTTGCCGCTGGGCCAGGCGTGGTTGGAAAAGCAGCTGCAAAACCGAGAAGCGCTGGAACAGAAATTTGTTCAGGCCGAGCATGTTGTCGATGGTCATAACCTTCTGCGGCTCGAGGGCATTGAGAGCAATGAATTCTTCACGGCGCTGGGCTTCGAGGAAGGCGACGTGGTCGTGCGAGTCAATGATAGCTGGGTACATAGCGGTCAGAATCAGCTCTGGGATGCACTGACCAGTGGCGAGGTGGTGGATGTCACCTATATGCGCAATGGCATGCCCGAACGGGTTCAATATGTAGTGCAGGAAAAAGGATATTTCGAACAGCCTGATGATAACGGCAATTCTGGCAACGAAGACAAGACTGACTAA
- a CDS encoding tetratricopeptide repeat protein, protein MRLLFSALVLTAVSSAFADDHCASRTQAIINRGGSDTQLLSAINRLPEQCAADPFTRVKAAELYAATGELNSALGLLSATEDFGEYAESARILEARIFLVGGKPDIAKQILKQTIVDHPGKPTAAMQYGEILLTEGRSQEAFDSFIHSLQAEPTARAYRGTAVAAYRIGDCTQAITALDQAMYMDEAGTTRSWSAMVTGARCFMEQGKFRAATGALKATLEADENAMNRKAVKDTLIALRAAIRQAQQSGDKSTDADQITLQEIDL, encoded by the coding sequence ATGCGCTTATTATTTTCAGCACTTGTTTTAACAGCTGTCTCCTCTGCTTTTGCCGATGATCACTGCGCCTCACGAACACAGGCGATCATTAACAGGGGCGGAAGCGATACACAACTACTGAGCGCCATCAACCGGTTACCTGAACAATGTGCGGCAGATCCATTCACCCGGGTAAAAGCGGCTGAACTGTATGCAGCCACCGGTGAGCTCAACTCCGCACTCGGATTGCTATCCGCAACGGAGGATTTTGGTGAATATGCGGAGTCAGCCCGAATACTGGAGGCACGAATCTTCCTTGTGGGCGGCAAGCCGGATATCGCCAAACAGATCCTGAAACAGACCATCGTCGATCACCCGGGGAAGCCCACCGCGGCGATGCAGTATGGTGAGATCCTCCTCACTGAGGGTAGGAGCCAGGAGGCGTTTGACAGCTTTATTCATTCTCTACAGGCCGAGCCTACTGCTCGCGCCTATCGCGGCACTGCTGTCGCCGCCTATAGAATTGGCGATTGCACGCAAGCGATCACGGCACTTGATCAAGCTATGTACATGGATGAAGCGGGAACGACCAGAAGTTGGTCTGCGATGGTGACGGGAGCTCGCTGTTTCATGGAACAGGGAAAATTCCGTGCTGCAACCGGAGCACTGAAGGCAACGCTTGAAGCTGATGAAAACGCCATGAACAGGAAAGCCGTAAAAGATACGCTGATCGCACTTCGCGCAGCCATCCGGCAGGCCCAGCAGTCCGGCGACAAATCGACAGATGCAGACCAGATCACGCTGCAGGAGATAGATCTTTAG
- the pepN gene encoding aminopeptidase N — protein MIRSGKFAATLLCSAVLAACGQSEGNDSQTTQASAAAVRAEAPGLSESYAKVRKQQVAAVDYELSVTLDGELDHFSGKVVAHATLDGEPKQPLTIDFSGGTVLTVSVDGEEVPFDYNDYFISIAPEHLKAGENAISVDYQHAYSTDGSGLHRFEDPEDGKVYMYTDFEPYDANRLFPHFDQPNLKARYTLNVSAPKDWTIVTSVREENVKEDGELKHWTFPQSAKFSSYIFSLHAGPYHIWEDEADGIPLRLLARQTLAEYVKPDDWFTFTKQSFEFFQPYFEVDYPFGKYDQVIVPDFNAGAMENVGAVTFNEAYVSRGEKTEAQRMRLANVIAHEMAHMWFGNLVTMNWWDDLWLNESFATYMANLAVAENSEFTNTWENFYLGTKQWAYWSDQLPTTHAIQLPVHNTDEAFANFDGITYGKGGSILKQLPYYLGAEEFRKGVSNYLKDLSYRNSTLNDFMGHLGNAAGKDLDQWQQEWLYQAGLNTLAADFQCENGKIASLTLTQSAPEEYPTLREQRTQLGFYNLEGGSMVLSDSLPVLYSGATTQVSEAKGLDCPQILNPNEGDWAFVKVNLDATSVENMAKHINDIEQPFTRLMLWQSLYDSFYDAKLPLDEYVHFILGNAGAERDINVIRLVARHVDTAYTYLAQVDLDEETRKGLQLAIETFVWQQLQQAEAGSDAQKTWFGTFTQVAHTDESLASARDMLLGELKVDGLDMDPDKRWDLVFLQNAHLYADFEQAIERELAKDNSDRAQLNAIAAEAVRPLPEAKTKWLQNIIAHRDDFKLSQLKYAAGSLFPASQLELFEQNAEQIIGAIDAVNATASPEYIGTFTRLFPLNCSDEGVQQVTDILEGDKALNPLMEKSLKNRRDGNQRCLAISKLLAERNQG, from the coding sequence ATGATCAGAAGCGGAAAGTTTGCCGCGACGCTGCTGTGCAGTGCTGTACTGGCTGCCTGCGGGCAGAGCGAAGGTAATGACTCACAAACCACGCAGGCCTCTGCCGCTGCGGTTCGCGCTGAAGCGCCGGGGCTGTCCGAAAGCTATGCCAAGGTGCGCAAGCAGCAAGTGGCTGCGGTTGATTACGAGCTGTCTGTCACTCTCGATGGCGAGCTGGATCACTTCTCCGGCAAGGTGGTGGCCCACGCGACACTCGACGGCGAGCCGAAACAGCCCCTGACCATCGACTTTAGCGGCGGCACTGTGCTGACTGTCAGCGTGGATGGCGAGGAGGTGCCGTTTGACTACAACGACTACTTCATCAGCATTGCACCCGAGCACCTGAAGGCCGGCGAAAATGCCATCAGCGTCGACTACCAGCACGCCTATTCCACTGACGGCTCCGGCCTGCACCGCTTCGAGGATCCGGAAGATGGCAAGGTGTACATGTACACCGACTTCGAACCCTACGATGCCAACCGCCTGTTCCCGCACTTTGACCAGCCAAACCTCAAGGCGCGCTACACACTGAACGTGAGCGCACCCAAGGACTGGACCATCGTTACTTCCGTGCGAGAAGAAAACGTGAAAGAGGATGGCGAACTGAAGCACTGGACTTTCCCGCAGTCCGCCAAGTTCTCCTCCTATATCTTCTCCCTGCACGCCGGCCCGTACCATATCTGGGAAGATGAGGCCGACGGCATTCCCCTGCGCCTGCTGGCACGCCAGACGCTGGCGGAGTACGTGAAGCCGGATGACTGGTTTACTTTCACCAAACAATCTTTCGAGTTCTTCCAGCCGTACTTCGAGGTCGACTACCCATTCGGCAAGTACGACCAGGTGATTGTGCCCGACTTCAATGCCGGTGCGATGGAGAACGTGGGCGCTGTAACCTTCAATGAAGCCTATGTCTCCCGCGGTGAAAAGACCGAAGCCCAGCGTATGCGCCTGGCCAATGTGATTGCCCACGAAATGGCACACATGTGGTTCGGTAACCTGGTCACCATGAACTGGTGGGACGACCTGTGGCTGAACGAGAGCTTTGCCACCTACATGGCTAACCTGGCCGTGGCAGAAAACAGCGAGTTCACCAACACCTGGGAGAACTTCTACCTCGGCACCAAGCAGTGGGCCTACTGGTCCGACCAGCTGCCCACCACTCATGCGATCCAGCTGCCGGTGCACAATACCGATGAGGCCTTTGCCAACTTCGACGGCATCACTTACGGCAAGGGTGGCTCGATCCTCAAGCAGCTGCCCTACTACCTGGGCGCCGAGGAGTTCCGCAAAGGGGTGAGCAACTACCTGAAGGATCTCTCCTACAGGAACTCCACCCTGAACGACTTTATGGGTCACCTGGGCAATGCGGCCGGAAAAGATCTGGATCAGTGGCAGCAGGAGTGGCTTTACCAGGCCGGCCTGAATACTCTCGCCGCCGACTTCCAGTGTGAAAACGGCAAGATCGCCAGCCTGACCCTGACCCAGTCAGCGCCGGAAGAGTACCCGACCCTGCGTGAACAGCGCACCCAGCTCGGTTTCTACAATCTGGAAGGCGGGAGCATGGTGCTCAGCGACTCCCTGCCGGTGCTTTACAGCGGCGCTACAACCCAGGTGAGCGAAGCCAAAGGGCTCGATTGCCCTCAGATCCTGAATCCCAACGAGGGTGATTGGGCGTTTGTGAAGGTCAACCTGGATGCCACTTCGGTGGAAAACATGGCCAAGCACATCAATGATATCGAGCAGCCGTTCACTCGCCTGATGCTGTGGCAGAGCCTGTACGACAGCTTCTATGACGCCAAGCTGCCACTGGATGAGTATGTTCACTTCATCCTCGGCAACGCCGGCGCCGAACGCGATATCAATGTCATCCGGCTGGTGGCACGTCACGTCGATACCGCCTACACCTATCTGGCACAGGTCGATCTGGACGAAGAGACCCGCAAGGGACTGCAACTCGCCATCGAGACTTTCGTCTGGCAGCAGTTGCAGCAGGCCGAGGCCGGCAGCGATGCACAGAAGACCTGGTTTGGTACCTTTACCCAGGTAGCTCACACCGACGAGTCTCTTGCCAGTGCCCGCGACATGTTGCTGGGCGAGCTGAAGGTAGATGGCCTAGACATGGATCCGGACAAGCGCTGGGACCTGGTATTCCTGCAGAACGCACACCTCTATGCCGACTTTGAGCAGGCGATCGAGCGTGAGCTGGCGAAGGATAACTCCGACCGTGCGCAGCTGAACGCTATTGCCGCCGAAGCCGTGCGTCCGCTGCCGGAAGCCAAGACCAAATGGCTGCAAAACATCATCGCCCACCGCGATGATTTCAAGCTCAGCCAGCTAAAGTATGCTGCCGGCAGCCTGTTCCCAGCCTCCCAGCTGGAACTCTTTGAGCAGAACGCCGAGCAAATCATCGGTGCCATCGATGCCGTCAACGCTACCGCCAGCCCCGAATATATCGGTACCTTCACCCGCCTGTTCCCGCTGAACTGCAGTGATGAAGGCGTACAGCAGGTCACTGATATTCTGGAAGGCGACAAGGCACTGAATCCGCTGATGGAAAAATCACTGAAGAACCGCCGCGACGGCAATCAGCGCTGCCTGGCAATCTCCAAGCTGCTAGCAGAACGCAATCAGGGCTAA
- the pepN gene encoding aminopeptidase N, with amino-acid sequence MKKLSHLLPPFAVTLLSAAILSACGAKDNGETVNTGDQPAPVSESITSAEPEAAKSSGRADAPELTDQYAKWRKQQIANVDYSISVALDDKNESFSGTVIADTKLAKALEQPLTIDFTGGRVESVAVDGKEVPFQYNDYFISIAPEHLKTGDNQIRITYSHPYSTDGSGLHRFQDPEDGNVYLYTHFEPYKANRFFPHFDQPDLKARYTVDVKAPADWQVVTTAREEKIEDTDDGYRHWHFPQTKKFSSYIFPLHAGPYKVWEDDADGIPLRLMARQTLAADVKPQDWFTFTQQSFEFFQDYFDIEYPFEKYDQVIVPDFTIGAMENVAAVTFNEGYVSRGDKTQAERQRLANVIAHEMAHMWFGDLVTMDWWNGLWLKESFATYMAYLALAENSEFDDVWENFYLRTKQWAYDSDELVTTHPIELPVANTAEAFSNFDGITYGKGGSVLRQLPFYLGKEEFRQGVRNYLKEHAYGNATLADFMGSLGDAAGKNLNQWTKAWLYQPGVNTIKAQFQCENNQITGLTITQTAPEDFPILRDQTIQLGIYRLEESSMVRVESLPVTYSGATTQVSNAVGLPCPQILNPNDEDWAYVKVTLDEQSVNQLSQHINAIESPFTRLMLWQNLFDSVLAAKMPLQEWIDFALANAEEEQNINVIRAISSHLQAAKAYLYRFDMPQEDRDDQLQQIEEYVWAQLNSAPAGSDEQKTWFDSFTEVAFSQEALNHAEKLLDGSLSIDGLEIDQDKRWQLIVLMNRYLHGNYAQLAEQELKQDNTDRARNSAISAKAIRPMAEAKRQWLDNILNNRDQFKLSQVKAAAGSLFPAEQLPLFEEFSDQVFTAITAVNSEADTLFNKAFVIALPIQCNPAAVDRYGQALADNPLLMPTLDKALRNRKQQTERCTAMSQLATSDN; translated from the coding sequence ATGAAAAAGCTGTCTCACCTTCTGCCCCCGTTTGCCGTCACACTACTCTCCGCAGCGATCCTGAGTGCCTGCGGAGCCAAAGATAACGGGGAGACGGTGAATACCGGGGATCAGCCCGCGCCGGTCTCAGAGAGCATAACCAGTGCGGAACCAGAAGCCGCCAAATCCAGTGGTCGTGCTGATGCGCCAGAGCTGACGGATCAATATGCCAAATGGCGTAAACAGCAAATCGCCAACGTGGATTACTCCATCTCGGTAGCCCTGGATGATAAGAACGAGTCTTTTTCTGGCACCGTGATAGCGGATACCAAGCTAGCAAAGGCACTGGAACAACCGCTGACAATTGACTTCACCGGCGGTAGGGTGGAATCAGTGGCTGTTGATGGCAAGGAGGTACCTTTCCAGTACAACGACTACTTTATCAGCATCGCGCCGGAACACCTGAAGACCGGTGACAATCAGATCAGAATCACCTACAGCCATCCCTACTCCACCGACGGCTCTGGACTGCATCGCTTCCAGGACCCCGAAGATGGCAATGTTTATCTCTACACGCACTTTGAGCCCTACAAGGCCAACCGCTTCTTCCCCCACTTCGATCAGCCCGACCTGAAAGCGCGCTATACGGTAGATGTGAAGGCACCCGCCGACTGGCAGGTTGTCACCACCGCGCGGGAAGAGAAGATTGAGGACACCGATGACGGCTACCGCCACTGGCACTTCCCACAAACAAAGAAGTTTTCATCCTACATCTTCCCGCTCCACGCCGGCCCATACAAAGTCTGGGAAGATGATGCCGATGGTATTCCGCTGCGCCTGATGGCTCGCCAGACTCTGGCTGCCGATGTCAAACCGCAAGACTGGTTCACATTCACCCAGCAGTCCTTTGAGTTCTTCCAGGATTACTTCGATATCGAGTATCCATTTGAAAAATACGATCAGGTGATCGTGCCCGACTTCACCATTGGCGCCATGGAGAACGTGGCGGCCGTCACCTTCAATGAAGGCTACGTGTCCCGCGGTGATAAGACGCAAGCCGAGCGCCAGCGACTGGCTAATGTAATTGCCCATGAGATGGCCCACATGTGGTTCGGCGACCTGGTGACCATGGACTGGTGGAACGGCCTGTGGCTCAAAGAGAGCTTTGCGACTTACATGGCCTATCTGGCGCTGGCGGAGAACAGCGAGTTCGACGATGTTTGGGAGAATTTTTACCTACGCACCAAACAATGGGCTTACGATTCCGATGAACTCGTGACGACCCATCCCATCGAACTGCCGGTGGCCAACACCGCCGAAGCCTTCTCCAACTTCGACGGCATCACCTACGGTAAAGGGGGCTCGGTACTCAGGCAGCTGCCCTTCTACCTGGGTAAAGAGGAATTTCGCCAGGGCGTACGCAATTACCTCAAGGAACATGCCTACGGTAACGCCACACTGGCAGATTTTATGGGGAGCCTGGGTGATGCCGCCGGCAAGAACCTGAACCAGTGGACCAAAGCGTGGCTTTATCAGCCCGGCGTGAACACCATCAAGGCACAGTTCCAATGTGAGAACAACCAGATTACCGGACTGACCATTACCCAGACCGCTCCGGAGGACTTCCCAATCCTGCGTGACCAGACTATACAGCTGGGAATCTACCGGCTGGAAGAGAGTTCCATGGTGCGGGTAGAGAGCCTGCCCGTTACCTATAGCGGTGCCACCACACAAGTCAGCAATGCAGTGGGCTTACCATGCCCACAAATCCTCAATCCAAACGACGAAGACTGGGCCTATGTAAAGGTGACACTGGATGAGCAATCTGTGAATCAGCTCTCCCAGCATATCAATGCCATTGAAAGCCCGTTTACCCGGCTGATGCTGTGGCAGAACCTGTTCGACAGCGTTCTGGCTGCGAAAATGCCTCTACAGGAGTGGATCGACTTTGCACTGGCCAATGCCGAGGAAGAGCAAAATATCAATGTCATCCGGGCGATCAGTAGCCACCTGCAGGCAGCCAAGGCTTATCTGTATCGATTCGACATGCCTCAAGAAGATCGCGACGATCAACTGCAGCAGATTGAGGAGTACGTGTGGGCGCAACTGAATAGCGCCCCCGCTGGCAGTGATGAACAGAAAACCTGGTTTGATTCCTTTACCGAAGTGGCATTTAGTCAGGAGGCCTTGAACCACGCGGAAAAGTTACTTGACGGCAGTCTTTCAATCGATGGCCTGGAGATCGACCAGGACAAACGCTGGCAACTGATTGTCCTGATGAACCGCTATTTGCATGGAAACTACGCGCAACTGGCCGAGCAGGAACTCAAGCAAGATAACACTGATCGCGCGCGCAATAGTGCCATCAGCGCCAAAGCCATTCGACCGATGGCAGAAGCCAAACGCCAATGGCTGGATAACATCCTGAATAACCGTGACCAATTCAAATTGAGTCAGGTTAAGGCTGCTGCAGGCTCCCTTTTCCCCGCGGAGCAGCTGCCACTGTTCGAAGAGTTCAGCGATCAGGTATTTACCGCCATTACGGCCGTCAATTCGGAGGCCGATACCCTGTTCAACAAAGCGTTCGTTATAGCGCTACCGATCCAGTGTAATCCGGCTGCTGTCGATCGCTATGGACAGGCCTTGGCTGACAACCCCCTCCTGATGCCGACACTGGATAAAGCGCTCCGAAATCGAAAACAGCAAACCGAACGCTGTACTGCCATGAGTCAGCTGGCTACCTCAGACAACTAA
- a CDS encoding OmpP1/FadL family transporter, which produces MSIKFAKLSAAALSAAALFTVYSAEATNGYFVEGVGPKAQAMAGVGVALPQDALAAANNPAGTALVGNRLDVGFTVFSPDRSARIRGNLAGADGDYDGNEKSSFVIPELGYTRMLSSQLSWGVAVYGNGGMNTGYQSNPFAAFGSSGEAGVDLSQLFITPSLAYRPTPDHAFGIATTFAVQRFEATGLQAFDNPFVSASAGNVTDRGYDTAHGWGVKLGWIGRLREDLSLGATWSSRIETGEFDRYEGLFADGGGFDIPENYAVGLSWSATPRLTVAADWQRILYSDTGSVGNSLSLLFQGKPLGADGGPGFGWQDVEVTKLGAAFRATDDLTLRAGISHAEQPIPAGEAFINILAPGVIEDHVSMGADWRTALGEFTVSYAHAFEETVQGDNSIPTAFGGGEAELTMSQDILRFGWSRNF; this is translated from the coding sequence ATGAGCATCAAGTTTGCCAAGCTGTCTGCAGCAGCACTTTCCGCAGCCGCACTGTTTACCGTGTACTCCGCCGAAGCCACCAATGGTTATTTCGTTGAGGGGGTAGGCCCGAAGGCGCAGGCGATGGCTGGGGTGGGAGTGGCACTGCCACAGGATGCACTGGCCGCTGCCAACAACCCGGCCGGCACCGCACTGGTAGGCAACCGACTGGATGTGGGCTTCACCGTGTTCAGCCCCGATCGCAGCGCACGCATTCGCGGCAACCTGGCCGGTGCGGACGGCGATTACGATGGCAATGAGAAGAGCAGTTTTGTCATTCCCGAGCTCGGCTACACCCGCATGCTCTCCTCACAACTGAGCTGGGGCGTAGCGGTTTACGGCAACGGCGGCATGAACACCGGTTACCAGAGCAATCCGTTCGCCGCCTTCGGCTCCAGCGGTGAAGCCGGTGTCGACCTGAGCCAGCTGTTTATCACCCCGTCACTGGCCTACCGCCCGACCCCGGATCACGCCTTCGGTATCGCCACCACCTTCGCGGTGCAGCGTTTTGAGGCCACCGGATTACAGGCCTTCGATAACCCGTTTGTTTCTGCCAGTGCGGGCAACGTCACCGATCGCGGCTATGACACCGCCCACGGCTGGGGAGTAAAACTCGGCTGGATCGGTCGCCTGCGCGAAGACCTGAGCCTTGGCGCTACCTGGTCTTCCCGTATCGAGACCGGTGAGTTCGATCGCTACGAGGGTCTGTTCGCCGACGGCGGTGGCTTTGATATTCCGGAAAACTATGCTGTCGGCCTGAGCTGGAGCGCGACACCGCGCCTGACCGTAGCCGCAGACTGGCAGCGTATCCTGTACAGCGACACCGGCTCCGTGGGCAATTCCCTCAGCCTGCTGTTCCAGGGCAAACCGCTGGGTGCCGATGGCGGCCCGGGTTTTGGCTGGCAGGATGTTGAAGTTACCAAACTGGGTGCAGCCTTCAGGGCGACCGATGACCTCACGTTACGCGCGGGCATCAGCCACGCCGAGCAACCCATCCCGGCAGGTGAAGCGTTCATCAATATTCTCGCCCCCGGTGTGATCGAGGATCATGTCAGCATGGGCGCTGACTGGCGCACGGCTCTGGGAGAGTTCACCGTGTCCTACGCCCATGCTTTCGAGGAAACGGTGCAGGGAGACAACTCCATTCCCACTGCCTTCGGCGGCGGTGAAGCGGAGCTGACCATGAGCCAGGATATCCTCCGTTTCGGCTGGTCCCGCAACTTCTGA
- a CDS encoding PH domain-containing protein, with translation MIDFENKGFFKLKQNAGFAEKVAPLLLDGEEVLDSFKSFRDGVVFTSKRIIAVNVQGLTGSKKDFTSLPYKNIVAYSVETSGTFDLDAELQIYFSSLGKVTFEFSGSVRMTDICHYISRFSL, from the coding sequence ATGATCGACTTTGAAAACAAGGGCTTCTTCAAGCTCAAACAGAATGCCGGTTTCGCCGAGAAGGTGGCACCGCTGCTGCTCGATGGTGAAGAAGTCCTGGACTCCTTCAAGTCTTTCCGTGATGGCGTGGTATTTACCAGCAAGCGCATTATTGCCGTCAATGTCCAGGGGTTGACGGGCAGCAAGAAGGATTTCACTTCGCTACCCTACAAAAATATTGTCGCCTACTCTGTAGAAACCTCTGGTACCTTCGACCTCGATGCGGAATTACAAATCTACTTTTCCTCGCTGGGAAAAGTGACCTTCGAGTTTTCCGGCAGTGTGCGCATGACGGACATTTGCCACTATATCTCACGGTTTTCACTCTAA
- a CDS encoding phosphodiester glycosidase family protein: protein MTHRNPHWEAIWHSDRASGNEDSTWIRVLIVFCFLCLPCIPLEAKSTPPAQATSMPLVIHRADADSYYLFIRTTDPQLRIRPILKSRAMNMDQWAKLPTVLAVINGGFFTGNQPLSLLADQGAILARNAPSVTRGGISYPVMRSAFWVDPQGQPRIGWLYHHAGEPLPRRHLAPLPYSNGAVSPLTPPAVEGGIPISIDWGVGGGPRLLKNGQPHLTYHEEIFWGSGLRLDDNRPRTAICITGDERIGLYVTESARLDELPARLLQLGCTDAINLDGGGSSAIYANGEKIFDQGRAVPAVLAIVHRSIDRQAETNR, encoded by the coding sequence ATGACTCATCGCAATCCGCATTGGGAAGCGATCTGGCACAGCGACCGCGCCTCCGGAAACGAGGACAGCACCTGGATTAGGGTTCTGATCGTTTTCTGCTTTCTTTGTCTCCCGTGTATTCCGCTGGAGGCGAAATCGACACCGCCGGCGCAGGCCACCTCAATGCCGCTGGTGATTCACCGCGCAGATGCAGACAGCTATTACCTCTTCATCAGGACGACGGACCCGCAATTGCGTATACGTCCGATACTGAAAAGCCGTGCAATGAATATGGACCAGTGGGCAAAGTTGCCCACAGTACTGGCGGTGATCAATGGCGGTTTCTTTACCGGCAATCAACCACTCTCATTGCTGGCAGACCAAGGCGCAATTCTGGCTCGCAATGCACCTTCCGTGACTCGCGGGGGCATCTCCTATCCAGTCATGCGCAGTGCTTTCTGGGTTGATCCTCAGGGGCAGCCGCGGATTGGCTGGCTTTACCATCACGCCGGAGAGCCCCTCCCGCGTCGCCATCTAGCGCCGCTACCTTACTCTAATGGCGCTGTCTCGCCACTGACCCCGCCCGCAGTGGAAGGCGGCATCCCGATTAGTATCGACTGGGGTGTAGGCGGCGGCCCGCGTCTGCTCAAGAATGGCCAGCCTCACCTTACGTATCATGAGGAAATCTTCTGGGGCTCCGGATTGCGACTGGATGACAACCGGCCACGCACAGCGATCTGTATCACCGGCGATGAGCGCATAGGGCTCTACGTGACCGAGTCTGCGCGACTCGATGAACTCCCCGCTAGGCTGCTGCAGCTGGGCTGCACCGATGCCATCAATCTCGATGGCGGCGGTTCCAGTGCGATCTACGCCAATGGCGAGAAGATTTTCGATCAGGGGCGAGCCGTGCCCGCTGTGCTTGCTATAGTGCACCGCTCAATCGATCGCCAGGCTGAGACCAACAGGTAG